The following coding sequences are from one Candidatus Dormiibacterota bacterium window:
- a CDS encoding pirin family protein, with translation MMEVITMIESTGPVRNIERVIRGVATSDGAGVALTRIIGQPALPDLDPFLLLDEFRSDKATDYIAGFPDHPHRGFETVTYMLAGRMRHRDNKGNSGLLTAGSVQWMTAGRGIVHSEMPEQEDGLMWGFQLWVNLPRKDKMTDPGYQDIAPERIPDVVSGGVHVRVLAGQYGGATGPVQAPDTDPTYLDVELAAGATFETALPSEQNAFAYVYDGTLTIGEDRPGQRTIVRGELAVLSHGERVAARAAEGGTRFILVAGRPLREPVARYGPIVMNTQAELEIAFDDIRSGRF, from the coding sequence ATGATGGAGGTTATTACGATGATTGAATCGACCGGTCCAGTGCGCAATATCGAACGCGTGATTCGCGGTGTCGCGACGAGCGATGGCGCCGGCGTTGCCTTAACGCGCATCATCGGCCAACCGGCGCTTCCGGATCTCGACCCGTTTTTGCTGCTCGACGAATTTCGCTCGGATAAGGCGACCGATTATATCGCAGGCTTTCCCGATCATCCCCACCGCGGTTTTGAGACGGTAACGTACATGCTTGCCGGCCGCATGCGCCATCGCGACAACAAGGGGAACTCCGGGCTGCTCACGGCGGGAAGCGTGCAGTGGATGACTGCCGGCCGCGGGATCGTCCACTCGGAGATGCCCGAACAAGAAGACGGGCTCATGTGGGGCTTTCAACTCTGGGTCAACCTCCCTCGTAAAGACAAGATGACCGACCCCGGCTACCAAGACATCGCACCCGAACGGATTCCGGACGTCGTCTCGGGGGGCGTACACGTTCGCGTTCTCGCCGGACAATACGGCGGGGCTACCGGGCCGGTTCAGGCTCCCGATACCGATCCGACCTACCTTGACGTCGAACTCGCCGCGGGCGCGACATTTGAGACGGCACTGCCGAGCGAGCAGAACGCCTTCGCCTACGTTTACGACGGTACACTCACCATCGGAGAGGATCGCCCGGGGCAACGAACCATCGTGCGCGGGGAGTTGGCGGTGCTATCGCACGGAGAACGTGTGGCGGCGCGCGCCGCAGAGGGCGGAACACGATTTATTCTCGTCGCGGGCCGGCCTCTGCGCGAACCCGTGGCACGCTATGGGCCGATCGTCATGAATACGCAAG